A section of the Acanthopagrus latus isolate v.2019 chromosome 20, fAcaLat1.1, whole genome shotgun sequence genome encodes:
- the LOC119010100 gene encoding PI-PLC X domain-containing protein 1-like: MSATRGKKRRAVTSYCDWMSQLPPELHNIPLFNLAIPGSHDSMSYDLDINSHIIEPDILRRFSKIYCARKIVRRWALTQEETITKQLDAGVRYFDLRIARKRNETDPTRLYFYHGLCTHTDVETVLRVVHDWAERHPKEILILALSHFKGFDKKDEQRLHNHLINFIKTLFGPKLFPRGETPTLKKCWDQGRNVIVSYDWQAKRPLEIWTEIIYYYGNSIDPTKVESNLRQQLEKERPSRHFFVCGLNLTLPRDAKILKYILRLCDNFPNVIRRSLPRLLRWVKEQAGRTPMNIVASDLATRGDFISTVVELNISKRA, translated from the exons ATGTCTGCAACCAGAGGCAAAAAGAGAAGAGCAGTCACGAGCTACTGTGACTGGATGTCCCAACTACCACCTGAACTTCACAACATTCCTCTCTTTAATCTGGCCATTCCAG GTAGCCATGACTCAATGAGCTATGACTTGGACATCAACTCTCATATAATAGAGCCTGATATACTGAGAAGATTCAGCAAGATTTATTGTGCACGTAAAATCGTGCGCAGATGGGCGCTCACTCAG GAGGAGACCATCACGAAGCAACTGGATGCAGGAGTTCGCTACTTTGACCTGAGGATTGCTCGAAAGCGGAATGAAACCGACCCCACAAGGCTTTACTTTTATCATgggctgtgcacacacactgacgtgGAG ACTGTCCTCAGGGTCGTACATGACTGGGCTGAGAGGCACCCTAAAGAGATCCTCATTCTGGCTTTGTCCCACTTCAAAGGGTTTGATAAAAAGGATGAACAGCGCCTCCACAACCATCTTATCAACTTCATCAAGACCTTGTTTGGACCCAAACTCTTCCCTAGAGGG GAAACCCCTACCCTGAAGAAGTGCTGGGACCAAGGCAGGAACGTCATAGTTTCGTATGACTGGCAGGCAAAACGTCCCCTCGAGATCTGgactgaaataatttattactACGGTAATAGTATTGATCCAACAAAAGTTGAATCCAATCTTCGTCAGCAGTTGGAAAAAGAAAGGCCCTCTCGAC ACTTCTTTGTCTGTGGCTTGAACCTGACACTGCCCAGGGATGCCAAGATACTCAAGTACATCCTTCGACTTTGTGACAACTTTCCCAACGTCATACGGAGGAGTCTGCCTCGCCTGCTGCGGTGGGTGAAAGAGCAGGCGGGCAGGACACCCATGAACATCGTCGCCTCAGACCTGGCGACTCGGGGCGACTTCATCTCCACGGTCGTCGAGCTCAATATTTCGAAACGCGCCTGA
- the LOC119010201 gene encoding LOW QUALITY PROTEIN: chymosin-like (The sequence of the model RefSeq protein was modified relative to this genomic sequence to represent the inferred CDS: deleted 1 base in 1 codon), which yields MTRPEGSGPVSLSSITISGQVVACSGGCQAIVDTGKPLAIGPQSDIDNIDTLVGVTAKNGEYTIGCSDIPQMPDVTFHIQGQEFTLPSSASIHQSKHYGCLTGFDKGSNSEWLLGDVFLRQFYSIYSRALNMVDVAKAK from the exons GACCTGAGGGTAGTGggcctgtgtctctctct agtattACTATCAGTGGTCAGGTCGTGGCTTGCAGTGGTGGCTGCCAGGCTATTGTGGACACTGGCAAGCCTTTGGCCATTGGACCTCAGAGCGACATCGACAACATCGACACTTTGGTGGGAGTTACTGCCAAGAACGGAGAG TACACCATTGGCTGTAGCGATATTCCTCAAATGCCAGATGTGACCTTCCACATCCAAGGACAGGAATTTACCCTCCCATCCTCTGCCTCCATCCATCAG TCTAAGCATTATGGCTGCCTCACTGGCTTCGACAAAGGAAGTAACAGCGAATGGCTCCTGGGTGATGTCTTCCTCAGACAGTTCTATTCCATCTACAGCAGAGCCCTGAATATGGTCGATGTTGCCAAGGCTAAATAA